From Chryseobacterium salivictor, a single genomic window includes:
- a CDS encoding CoA transferase subunit A: MIDKRVKNVQEAIAGISDGMTLIVGGFGLCGIPENSINALVESNVKDITCISNNAGVDDFGLGLLLQKKQIKKMIASYVGENAEFERQMLSGELEVELTPQGTLAEKCRAAQCGIPAFYTPAGYGTEVAVGKETKDFDGKMHILEHAYKADFSIVKAWKGDHAGNLIFKGTARNFNAPMAGAGKITIAEVEELVEPGQLDPNEIHIPGIMVQRIFQGEKFEKRIEQRTVRKRN, encoded by the coding sequence ATGATTGATAAAAGAGTAAAAAACGTACAGGAAGCCATCGCCGGAATCAGCGACGGAATGACCTTAATCGTCGGAGGATTCGGACTTTGCGGAATTCCTGAAAATTCAATTAATGCTTTGGTAGAAAGCAATGTAAAAGATATTACCTGTATTTCCAATAATGCCGGCGTTGATGATTTCGGTCTGGGATTATTATTGCAGAAAAAGCAGATCAAAAAAATGATCGCTTCTTACGTCGGCGAAAATGCCGAATTCGAAAGACAGATGCTTTCCGGTGAACTCGAGGTAGAACTTACGCCCCAGGGAACTTTGGCCGAAAAATGCCGCGCCGCACAATGTGGAATTCCCGCATTTTATACGCCTGCAGGTTACGGAACTGAAGTCGCGGTAGGAAAAGAAACCAAAGATTTTGACGGTAAAATGCATATTCTCGAACACGCTTATAAAGCCGATTTTTCCATTGTAAAAGCTTGGAAAGGCGATCACGCAGGAAATTTAATTTTCAAAGGAACCGCCCGAAATTTCAATGCGCCCATGGCTGGTGCCGGAAAAATCACGATTGCTGAAGTAGAAGAACTCGTAGAACCCGGACAACTTGATCCCAACGAAATCCATATTCCCGGAATTATGGTTCAAAGAATTTTTCAGGGAGAAAAGTTCGAAAAAAGAATTGAGCAGCGAACGGTAAGGAAACGAAATTAG
- a CDS encoding T9SS-dependent M36 family metallopeptidase, whose amino-acid sequence MKNRNLPLKIAAVCFLFSFGNANSQDFKTIIQSHISAQNNFMKTDLKNFEIISEDFSTSMKGDVVKIQQTYNGIPVYNALGTALIKESKVTYYEDDFKNNYSGAAKPTSAVAGPIAFANAAQKLGLKNPSQYQIIGINESDKDGIPTVKNRLIYFQTQDSSELKLCYEFIFEEKGTSNYWDVLADAMTGEILRKDNLTLSCTFNHDAFHHDYSSHLPVGFSEKFSDETVMIGPIALAPNSASYNVFALPLESPNHGNRSVVSNPWFLDASPEGWHSISGGTYVGNYNTTRGNNVMAYDDMAKSNTAGAYADGGTNRIFDFPIMEDIAAFNLNASITNLFYINNKVHDIFYRLGFTETARNFQAYNFGKGGQQNDYVQAEAQDGGGRNNANFYTPSDGSRPRMQMYLFDGSIVNRVFYNSPSEAIGRTVPNVVSTTFGPSLTVAGVTGDVKIASVADGCTPLPAGSLTGKIGLIERGTCGFTVKVKIAQDAGATAAIIYNLPDSTPTSGMGGTDSTIKIPSVLIENDEGLYIKNLLATKNVNVTLKYDASTQKTKDGSFDNGIVIHEYGHGISNRLTGDGFSCLTPAGSTEQMGEGWSDFFALMLTNRTGDTKDIPRGIATFVNSEPITGGGLRPAKYSPNFGINSFTYANTNGMGTDADPLVHSIGFVWATMLWDLHWKYVEKYGYSSDVMANKTNGSTRVLQLVVDGLKLQPCSPTFIDGRNAILKAELATTGGADKCMIWETFAKRGLGVNASAGSKLSIMDQVEDYDVPEECKNLATSNVSADNAMSIYPNPAKDEFFIKPAKNILGKISVEIYDASGKLVSSQKIASSDAVKTQALPNGVYVVKVTGLGVNYSSKLMIKK is encoded by the coding sequence ATGAAAAATAGAAATTTACCTTTGAAGATTGCGGCCGTATGCTTCCTGTTTTCTTTTGGGAATGCGAATTCGCAGGATTTTAAGACGATTATTCAAAGTCATATTTCTGCACAGAATAATTTCATGAAAACTGATTTAAAGAACTTCGAGATCATTAGTGAAGATTTTTCTACCTCAATGAAAGGCGATGTGGTGAAAATCCAACAGACTTATAATGGAATCCCTGTTTATAATGCATTAGGAACCGCTTTAATCAAAGAATCAAAAGTAACCTATTATGAAGATGATTTCAAAAATAATTATTCAGGTGCAGCTAAGCCCACTTCGGCAGTTGCCGGCCCTATTGCTTTCGCAAATGCGGCACAGAAATTAGGTTTAAAGAATCCATCCCAGTATCAAATAATAGGAATTAATGAAAGCGATAAAGATGGGATTCCTACGGTGAAAAACAGACTGATCTATTTTCAAACGCAGGACAGCAGTGAGTTGAAATTATGCTATGAGTTTATTTTTGAGGAAAAAGGAACTTCAAATTACTGGGATGTGCTTGCAGATGCAATGACCGGAGAGATTTTGAGGAAAGATAATTTAACACTTTCTTGTACTTTTAACCACGATGCTTTTCACCATGATTATTCCTCCCATTTGCCCGTTGGTTTTTCAGAAAAATTCAGTGATGAGACTGTAATGATAGGTCCTATCGCTTTAGCGCCCAATAGCGCAAGCTACAATGTGTTTGCTTTGCCGTTAGAAAGTCCAAACCACGGCAATCGTTCAGTAGTAAGTAATCCCTGGTTTTTAGATGCCTCTCCAGAAGGGTGGCACTCTATCTCAGGCGGAACTTACGTCGGCAATTACAATACAACCCGCGGGAACAACGTGATGGCTTATGACGACATGGCGAAGAGTAATACTGCTGGAGCGTATGCCGATGGCGGCACGAACCGAATTTTCGATTTCCCTATTATGGAAGATATTGCGGCTTTTAACCTAAATGCGTCTATTACCAATTTATTTTACATCAATAATAAAGTTCATGATATTTTCTATCGTTTAGGTTTTACTGAAACGGCCAGAAATTTTCAGGCCTATAACTTTGGAAAAGGTGGTCAGCAGAATGATTATGTTCAAGCGGAAGCGCAAGATGGAGGCGGTCGAAATAACGCTAATTTTTATACACCCTCTGATGGAAGCAGACCAAGAATGCAGATGTATCTTTTCGATGGTTCTATAGTCAATAGGGTTTTTTATAATTCGCCTTCAGAAGCGATTGGTAGAACTGTACCCAACGTAGTTTCAACCACTTTTGGACCCAGTTTAACTGTTGCCGGGGTAACCGGTGATGTGAAAATAGCCTCAGTTGCGGATGGGTGTACACCTCTTCCTGCAGGATCACTTACGGGTAAAATTGGTTTGATAGAAAGAGGAACTTGCGGATTTACCGTGAAGGTGAAAATAGCTCAAGATGCCGGTGCAACTGCAGCAATCATATATAATTTACCAGACTCTACGCCAACATCGGGTATGGGAGGAACTGATTCTACTATTAAAATTCCATCAGTTTTAATTGAAAATGATGAAGGGCTTTATATTAAGAATTTATTAGCTACAAAAAATGTGAATGTTACTTTGAAGTATGATGCATCTACCCAAAAAACAAAAGATGGAAGTTTTGACAACGGAATTGTTATTCATGAATATGGCCATGGAATTTCCAATAGATTAACCGGTGATGGTTTTTCTTGTTTGACACCCGCTGGGTCAACAGAACAGATGGGTGAAGGTTGGTCCGATTTCTTTGCTTTAATGTTGACAAACCGTACTGGCGATACCAAAGATATTCCAAGAGGAATCGCAACTTTTGTAAATTCTGAGCCCATTACCGGAGGTGGACTCCGTCCTGCAAAATATTCTCCTAATTTTGGTATCAATAGTTTTACGTATGCAAATACCAATGGAATGGGAACCGATGCTGATCCATTAGTTCATTCAATTGGGTTCGTTTGGGCAACGATGCTGTGGGATCTCCATTGGAAATATGTAGAAAAATATGGATATTCTTCTGATGTAATGGCAAATAAAACCAACGGCAGTACAAGAGTATTACAACTTGTTGTTGATGGTTTGAAATTACAGCCTTGTAGCCCAACTTTTATCGACGGAAGAAATGCTATTTTAAAAGCAGAACTTGCCACAACAGGTGGTGCAGATAAATGTATGATTTGGGAGACTTTTGCGAAGAGAGGGTTAGGAGTTAATGCTTCTGCTGGTTCAAAATTAAGTATTATGGATCAAGTTGAAGATTATGATGTACCTGAAGAATGTAAGAACTTGGCAACAAGTAATGTTTCAGCTGATAATGCAATGAGCATCTATCCAAACCCTGCGAAAGACGAATTCTTCATCAAACCGGCGAAGAATATCTTAGGAAAAATAAGTGTTGAAATCTATGATGCTTCAGGAAAATTAGTTTCCAGCCAGAAAATTGCTTCCAGCGATGCAGTAAAGACACAGGCTCTTCCAAATGGAGTTTATGTAGTGAAAGTTACAGGTTTAGGAGTAAATTACTCTTCTAAATTGATGATAAAAAAATAA
- the rplS gene encoding 50S ribosomal protein L19, with protein MDLLQYVQDKYIAKKEFPKFKAGDTITVYYEIREGAKTRTQFFKGVVLQIRGTGGTKTFTIRKMSGDVGVQRVFPMNMPALQKIEIDRRGKVRRARIFYFKNLRGKKARIKDASYKK; from the coding sequence ATGGATTTATTACAGTACGTACAGGACAAGTACATTGCAAAAAAAGAATTTCCTAAATTCAAAGCCGGTGATACCATCACTGTGTATTACGAAATTAGAGAGGGTGCTAAAACCAGAACCCAGTTCTTTAAAGGAGTTGTTTTGCAGATTAGAGGAACAGGAGGTACCAAAACTTTTACCATCAGAAAAATGAGTGGTGATGTTGGAGTACAGAGAGTTTTCCCTATGAACATGCCAGCTTTGCAAAAAATTGAAATCGACAGAAGAGGTAAAGTAAGAAGAGCGAGAATTTTCTACTTCAAAAACCTTAGAGGTAAAAAAGCGCGAATTAAAGACGCTTCTTACAAAAAGTAA
- a CDS encoding MerR family transcriptional regulator — protein MKINLPDKLYYSIGEVSKAFDVNASLIRYWEQEFPIIKPKKNKKGNRYFTPEDIKNLKIIYHLVKEKGYTLDGARIALTTNSKISETVSMIDRLEFVKAELQKLKESLAERAE, from the coding sequence ATGAAAATTAATTTACCAGATAAGCTCTATTATTCTATTGGCGAAGTTTCCAAAGCTTTTGATGTCAATGCTTCGCTGATTCGTTATTGGGAGCAGGAGTTTCCTATCATAAAGCCCAAGAAAAACAAAAAAGGAAACCGATATTTTACTCCGGAAGACATTAAAAACCTGAAGATAATCTATCATTTGGTTAAAGAAAAAGGCTATACGCTCGATGGCGCCAGAATCGCTTTAACTACCAACTCTAAAATCTCTGAAACCGTCTCGATGATTGACCGGCTAGAGTTTGTAAAAGCTGAATTACAAAAATTAAAAGAATCACTCGCAGAAAGAGCCGAATAA
- the rpsA gene encoding 30S ribosomal protein S1 produces MSETTDKAEVLLNQNVAPEQFDWDSFESGLDAESRQEKSDLEEIYNGSLNNLQDNDVLIGKVVRLTDKEAIVDINFKSEGVISLNEFRYNPALKAGDEVEVMVDRREDKSGQLQLSHRKARILKAWDRVNELHETGEIVNGFVKSRTKGGMIVDVHGIEAFLPGSQIDVKPIKDYDQFVGKTMEFKVVKINPEFKNVVVSHKALIEADIEGQKKEIIAQLEKGQVLEGTVKNITSYGVFVDLGGVDGLIHITDLSWSRVNHPSEILEDGQTVKVVILDFDDEKTRIQLGMKQLEAHPWDALSADLKVGDKVKGKVVVLADYGAFVEVAPGVEGLIHVSEMSWSTHLRSAGDFVKVGDVVEAEVLTLDREDRKISLGMKQLSQDPWSNIEAKYPVGSEHTGTVRNFTNFGVFVELEEGIDGLIYISDLSWTKKIKHPSEFCAVGDQLKVVVLELDTAARRLSLGHKQLQENPWDKFETKYAEGTVHAGTATEVFDKGAQVQFEDLEVEAFCPSRLLEKEDGSKIKKGESADFKVIEFNKEFKRVVVSHTGIFRDEEKKNVREASSNTSSNKSTGSSNNEEKSTLGDLDVLAELKKKMEGK; encoded by the coding sequence ATGTCAGAAACGACAGACAAAGCAGAGGTTCTTTTGAACCAAAACGTAGCTCCAGAACAGTTTGATTGGGATTCATTTGAATCAGGTCTAGATGCAGAATCCAGACAGGAGAAAAGTGATCTGGAAGAAATCTATAATGGATCTCTTAACAATCTTCAGGACAACGACGTTCTTATCGGTAAAGTTGTAAGACTTACTGACAAAGAAGCGATTGTTGACATCAACTTCAAATCTGAAGGAGTAATCTCTTTAAACGAATTCCGTTACAATCCAGCGCTTAAAGCAGGTGATGAGGTTGAAGTAATGGTTGACAGAAGAGAAGATAAATCAGGTCAATTACAATTATCTCACAGAAAAGCCAGAATCCTGAAAGCTTGGGATCGAGTTAACGAACTTCACGAAACTGGAGAAATCGTTAATGGTTTTGTAAAATCAAGAACAAAAGGAGGTATGATCGTAGATGTTCATGGTATTGAAGCATTCTTACCAGGTTCTCAAATCGACGTGAAACCAATTAAAGATTACGATCAGTTCGTAGGTAAAACAATGGAATTCAAAGTTGTGAAAATCAACCCGGAATTCAAAAACGTTGTCGTATCTCACAAAGCGTTAATCGAAGCAGATATCGAAGGTCAGAAAAAAGAGATCATCGCTCAGTTAGAAAAAGGTCAGGTATTAGAAGGTACTGTTAAGAATATTACTTCTTACGGTGTATTCGTTGACTTAGGAGGTGTAGATGGATTAATCCACATTACCGATCTTTCTTGGAGCAGAGTGAATCACCCATCAGAAATCCTGGAAGACGGACAGACTGTGAAAGTGGTAATCCTTGATTTTGATGATGAGAAAACAAGAATCCAGTTAGGTATGAAGCAATTAGAAGCTCATCCTTGGGATGCTCTTTCTGCTGACTTGAAAGTTGGAGACAAAGTAAAAGGTAAAGTAGTAGTACTTGCTGATTACGGTGCATTCGTAGAAGTTGCTCCAGGTGTTGAAGGTTTAATTCACGTTTCAGAAATGTCTTGGTCAACTCACTTAAGAAGTGCTGGTGATTTCGTAAAAGTAGGAGATGTAGTTGAAGCAGAAGTTTTAACTTTAGACAGAGAAGACAGAAAAATCTCTTTGGGTATGAAGCAGTTAAGCCAAGACCCATGGTCGAATATCGAAGCTAAATATCCGGTAGGTTCAGAGCACACAGGAACAGTAAGAAACTTTACTAACTTCGGTGTATTCGTAGAACTGGAAGAAGGTATCGACGGACTAATCTATATTTCTGATCTTTCTTGGACTAAGAAAATCAAGCATCCATCAGAATTCTGTGCAGTTGGAGATCAATTGAAAGTTGTAGTTCTAGAATTAGATACAGCAGCAAGAAGATTATCTTTAGGTCACAAACAGTTACAGGAGAATCCTTGGGATAAATTTGAAACTAAATATGCTGAAGGAACTGTACACGCAGGAACAGCAACTGAAGTTTTCGACAAAGGAGCTCAGGTTCAGTTCGAAGATCTGGAAGTTGAAGCATTCTGTCCATCAAGATTATTAGAGAAGGAAGACGGATCTAAAATCAAGAAAGGAGAAAGCGCTGATTTCAAAGTGATCGAATTCAACAAAGAATTCAAAAGAGTAGTGGTTTCTCATACAGGAATCTTCAGAGACGAAGAAAAGAAAAATGTAAGAGAGGCATCATCTAATACTTCATCTAACAAATCAACAGGTTCTTCAAACAACGAAGAAAAATCAACTCTTGGTGATTTAGATGTTTTAGCAGAATTGAAAAAGAAAATGGAAGGTAAATAA
- a CDS encoding DEAD/DEAH box helicase encodes MELQTIYQNLQIQDLNQMQKTTYKASENNKDVILLSPTGSGKTLGFLFPVLRNLKRNTTGIQAIILVPSRELALQIEQVFKSMGTDYKVTVCYGGHDKKIEVNNLIEAPALLIGTPGRIAYHLKNNNFDPSTIETMVLDEFDKSLEFGFHNDMSFIINEMPNLSQRILTSATAMPEIPEFTGIERPEKVDFLKVLEIKPDFQLRKVMTTSEEKLETLFTLLCKIGNKRTLIFCNHRDAVDRISELLKEKGISRETFHGGMEQDERERALLKFKNDSSRILITTDLASRGLDIPEVESIVHYQLPPKEDAFVHRNGRTARMNAKGFVYLIMTEDENFPFIKKNTPEEILTQDYKMPARTPFLTIYISAGKKDKVNKVDIVGFLIKKGELQKEDIGLIEVKDTTSYVAVNRQKVVALLKKLENHRLKNKKLKIEIAY; translated from the coding sequence ATGGAATTACAGACAATTTATCAAAACCTGCAGATTCAGGATCTGAATCAAATGCAGAAAACGACTTATAAAGCTTCAGAAAACAACAAAGACGTTATTCTTCTTTCGCCTACAGGATCAGGGAAAACACTGGGTTTTCTATTTCCCGTTTTAAGAAATTTAAAGAGAAACACCACCGGAATTCAGGCGATTATTTTAGTACCGTCCAGGGAATTAGCACTACAGATTGAGCAGGTTTTCAAAAGCATGGGCACCGATTACAAAGTTACGGTTTGCTACGGCGGTCACGATAAAAAAATAGAAGTTAACAATTTAATTGAAGCTCCTGCACTATTAATAGGAACACCGGGCAGAATCGCTTATCATTTAAAAAATAACAATTTCGATCCTTCCACCATTGAAACTATGGTTTTAGATGAATTTGACAAATCGCTGGAATTTGGTTTTCATAATGATATGAGTTTCATCATTAATGAAATGCCCAATCTTTCGCAAAGAATATTGACTTCTGCCACCGCAATGCCGGAAATCCCGGAATTCACCGGAATCGAACGTCCTGAAAAGGTTGATTTTCTGAAAGTTTTGGAAATAAAACCAGATTTTCAACTGAGGAAAGTAATGACTACTTCAGAAGAAAAGTTAGAAACGCTATTTACTTTACTATGTAAAATCGGGAATAAAAGAACCCTCATTTTTTGCAACCACCGGGACGCGGTCGACCGTATTTCGGAACTACTCAAGGAAAAAGGAATCTCACGAGAAACCTTTCACGGCGGAATGGAACAAGATGAAAGAGAACGTGCTTTGCTCAAATTCAAAAATGATTCTTCCCGTATTTTAATCACCACCGATCTAGCTTCCAGAGGTTTAGATATTCCTGAAGTGGAATCGATTGTCCATTATCAATTGCCTCCGAAAGAAGACGCGTTCGTTCACAGAAACGGACGGACTGCCAGAATGAACGCAAAAGGTTTTGTCTATTTAATAATGACAGAGGATGAAAATTTCCCTTTCATTAAAAAAAACACACCCGAAGAAATTCTTACCCAGGATTATAAAATGCCGGCTAGAACGCCTTTTCTAACCATTTATATCAGCGCTGGAAAAAAAGATAAAGTAAATAAAGTGGACATCGTAGGTTTTTTAATTAAAAAAGGAGAACTGCAAAAAGAGGATATTGGACTGATTGAAGTAAAAGACACTACTTCTTATGTCGCGGTAAACAGGCAAAAAGTGGTTGCTTTGCTAAAAAAATTAGAAAACCATAGACTGAAGAATAAAAAACTGAAAATCGAAATTGCTTATTAA
- a CDS encoding type II toxin-antitoxin system YoeB family toxin, which translates to MGKYIVQLSKRALKDLKAIKKSGRKLDMEKVQTFLIESEEHPRTGAGSPEQLKYHDGEVWSREVNKKVRFVYEIFEEEVSVTLIQSLGHHNDK; encoded by the coding sequence ATGGGAAAGTATATAGTTCAACTTTCAAAAAGAGCTTTGAAGGATTTGAAAGCCATTAAAAAATCGGGCAGAAAATTGGATATGGAAAAGGTGCAAACTTTTCTCATTGAATCAGAAGAGCATCCACGAACCGGCGCAGGTTCGCCAGAACAACTAAAGTACCATGACGGCGAAGTTTGGAGCAGAGAAGTTAATAAAAAAGTTCGCTTTGTGTATGAAATTTTTGAGGAAGAAGTTTCTGTTACGCTTATACAATCTTTGGGGCATCACAACGATAAGTAA